The nucleotide sequence GCGAGTGCGCGTCGGGCACGACCACCGGCGCGATGAGCACGATGTGGTCGACCTCCTCGGGGAAGTCGGCGGCGAGCTCGGCGACGACCTGCGTGCCCATGGAGTGACCCACCACGACCGGGTGGTCGAGGTCCTTCTCCTTCAGGTACCGGCCGACCATGGCCGCGTGGTCCTCGATCGTCATGTCCCGGTCGGGGCGGGGCGAGCGGCCGTAGCCGGGCAGGTCGAGGAGGTGGACGTCGCCGTGCTGCGCCAGCGCGACGGCGGTGGGCCCGTAGGAGCGGGCGGAGACGCCGATGCCGTGCACCAGGACGAAGTCCGGCCCGGACTTCTCGGGGACCTGACAGGGGAAGCGGTAGGCGACCATCGAGGCGTCGCCATAGCCGCTGCGGCTGGTGTGGTACTCGACGGTGCCGATGTAGCGGCGGCGGTAGCGCACCTCCCCGCGGGACGTGTGACGACGTGACATGGGTGCAGCCTAGCGAGTGGAATCCTCTGCGTCGGCCGCGCCTGCGTCGACCCACTCGTAGCGGGACCGGGCCCGGACGACGGCCACCACGATGCCGGCCAACGCCACCACGGCGACGATCGCGATCCAGCCCCACGGGACGACCCAGACGGTGGTCTCGGCGGTGACAGGGTCGGCCATGGTGCCGTCGATGCCGGTCGGCTGGACGCTGACCGACACTGTCGTCGGGCCGAGTGCCCAGACGCCTGCGACGGTCGTCGCGCGGTCGACGGTGCTGCCGGGCAGCGTCTCGGGGACCTCGCCCGTGGTGCGGCCCGAGCCGAGGCCGCCGGGTCCGGAGGCCGTGAGCACCTCGGGCGCGAAGGCCCGTCCGGTCCCGTCGTTGGTGACCCGGTAGCTGACGGCCAGATCCACGCCGGCGAAGGGGTTCAGAGCCAGCGGCGCGTCGACCGTGAGGTCGGAGACGGCGAGCGACGTGGTGACGTCGCCGGGGACGCGCAGGTGGATGCGGGTGCCGAGGCGCCGCTCGACGGCGACGGTGCCCCCGTCGCCGGCGGCCAGCACGCTGACGAGGCCCCCCGCGTAGTCGCCCGGCGTCGCGTCGTCGGGCACGGAGATGGTGACGTCGATCTCCTGCTTCTCGCCGGGCTCGAGGGTGACCTCGTCGGCGGAGGTCGTGACCCAGGAGCCGAGCCCGGTGGGCTCCTGGTCGCTCGGGATCAGGTCGAGCTGCCCCGAGCTGGTGGTGATCGCGTCGGTGGCGAACACCCGCAGCGTGATGTCCTCGCTGCCGGAGTTGGTGAGCACCCACGTGTCCTCGACCGACGACCCGGGCTCCTCCTCGTACGCGTAGTTCGCGCGGCCGGAGCCGTCGTCGGACACGGCGACGCTCCAGGAGACGTCGGCGTGCGCCGGCAGGCCGACGGCCACGAGGAGGAGTGCGAGGATCGCCGAGGCGAGGACACGTGGGCGCATCTGCATCAGCCCAGGGCGGTCAGCGTGAGCTGGGCGTTGTAGGCGCCCGCGGTGGTGGAGGCCAGCGCGTGCAGGGTCAGGGTCGAGCCGAGCGTGGCCTCACCCTCGGAGCCGGAGGCCAGCGTCGCGGGGGCGGCGAGCCCGGGGGCGTGGGCCTGGACGCGGGCGCCGACCTGGGCGTCGCCTGAGATCACCTTGGGCTGCCAGCCGAGCGACCGGGCGGCGATGGTGCCGCCCGTGCTGGAGGTGAAGTCCGAGACGTAGCCGTTGACCGACCACTGGCCGCCCTCGCGGGTGTCGCTGACGGTCACCTGGGGCAGCTCGCCGGAGGCGGAGAAGCCCTGCGGCAGCACCGAGGCGGTGCCGAGGTTGGCGGTGCCGGAGACCGAGAGGGTCAGCGCGGGCTCGGGCTCGGGCTCGGTGGTGTCGGGCACCACGACCTCGACGTCGACGTCGCCCTTGTCCTGCTCGGTGGGCTCGGTGGTGGGAGGCGTGGTCTCCTCCTCGACGTCCCAGCCGACGGTCAGCGCGGTGGCGGGCTTCTTCGGGTCGGCGCCGCCGCCCGAGGAGTACCAGTAGGAGGTCTGGCCGGTCAGCTGCTGGAAGTCGACGAACGACTGCGGGAATGAGCCCCACGACGTGCCGGTGGTGGTCTGGCTCACGCCGGACACGGTCACGCCGAGGTAGTCGGGGGTGACGGTGAGGCCGTCGGCCGTCAGCTCGACGTCGGTCAGCGTGGCCATGGTGACGGTGCGGCCGGAGATGGCCTCCCACTTGGACATGTCGTCCATCGAGGTGCCGTAGCCGCTGAGCGTGGCGGTCAGCGTCCCGGTGCCGTCGGCGTCGATCACCAGCTCCGGGTCGGTGGCGCTCCAGTAGGTCATGCCGCCGTAGAAGGCGCTGGTGAAGGAACCGGTCCAGGAGACGGTGGCGGTGCCGGCCTCGAGGTCGACGGTGCCGGTGCCGCCGGAGAAGACGGCGCGGTTGTTGGTCGATGAGCCGGCCCCGGTCCCCACGGCCGAGCCGTTGGCGCCGAGACACTTGGTGCCCCAGGTCGGGGTCTCGTCGCCGGAGGCGCCGTCCTTGACGATGGTGACGTTGCCGTCGGTGGCCTTGTAGAAGCCGTCGGCCTCGGTCCACACGCGGGACGATCCGGTGTTGCCGGCGGCGCCTGCGCTCAGGAAGTTGCAGCCGCCGAAGTAGGCGCCGCCGCCTGCCTCCTGCGAGAGGCCCCAGTCCAGGGTGATGTCTTCGACGCTCTGCTCTGCGGCGTCGGCCGCGGTGACGGAGCCGAAGCTCAGCGCCGCGGCGAGTGCGCCCGCGGCTGCGATGCGGGTCAGTCGGGTGGTCATATGACGTTCCTTACGTGACGGGTGGATGGTGGGTGGAGCTCCAGGGGCCGGTCAGCCCTTGGACCACGGAAGCACGAACCAGCGGCGGCGGAATCCGACGCCGGCGACGGCCGTGAGGGCGGCCAGTGCCGAGGACGCGATCACCAGGAGCGCCCGTGGGTCCTCTGCGACAGCGGCTGCTGCCGGGATGAGCCCGCGGCTGCTGAGCAGCGCGTCGGGCGTGGTGGCCGCGATCCAGCCGGCGTCGGCCGGGGTCACGTCCACGGGGGCAGCGGTGGCGGCGACCGCCTGCGCCGGAGCGCCGGAGGTCGTGCCGGAACCGGACGAGCCGGCCTGCCCTGTATTGCTGGCGGTGGCAGTCGAGCTCGGCCGGTCGGTCGAGTTCGAGGGGCCACCCCCGGAAGTGTTGTCGTCGCCGTCGCCGCGCGGCGGGGTGGTCGGCACGGCGTCGTCGACGCGGTCCGAGGCGGACCAGCTGACGGACAGCGCGGTCGGGGGCTTGGCGAAGTCGCGCACGCCGCCCGAGGAGTGCCAGTACGGCCCCTGGCCGGCGACGTAGGCGAAGTCGACGAAGCTCTGTGGGAAGGCGCCCCAGTCGTCTCCGGTGCGCGTCTGGGAGTCGTCGGCGGTGTTGACCTTGACGCCGCGGTAGGCCGGCTCGTCGGAGAACCCGAGGTCGCTGCCCAGGGAGACGTCGGTCAGCGTTGCGATGGTGACGGTGCGGGGCGTGAGCGCGGTCCACACCGAGGCGTTGCCGCGGTCGGCCCCGTAGCCGCCGGCGGTCGCGGTCAGCGTGCCCGTGCCGTTCTTGAGAGTGAGGACGGGATCTGTGACCCAGAAGTAGGTCAGCCCCCCGTACATGACCAGCGTCACGGAGCCCTTCCAGGAGACCTTCGCCGTGTTGGTCGACACGTTCACGGTTCCCGAGCCGCCCGAGATGACGAAGCGGTTGCCCGTGCCGTAGTCCGTGGTGCCGGTGGTGACGGTCTCCCCTGTGCGGGCGTTGATGCACTTGTCGGCCCAGGTAGGACGGGTCCAGGTGGTGTCGGAGGTGGGCTTCTCGATCGTGACGTTGCCGGACTTCGCGGAGTAGAAGCCGTCGGACTGCGCCCACACGCGGCTGGACCCGGTGTTGCCGGCCTTGCCGGCCGACAGGAAATTGCAGCCGCCGAAGAAGGCGCCCGAGCCGCTCTCGGGGTTGACGCCCCAGCTGAGGACCGCGTCGTCGACCTCACGCTCGAAGGAGGGGATCACCACGTTCACGTCGACGACGTCGTTCGAGTCGTCGGCGGCCGCGGTGCCGAGGCCGAGCGTCAGCGACAGCCCCCCGGCGACGAGCGCGATGATCCACCTCCTCACAGGCCGTCACCGCCCCTCGGCGCCTTCACACGGCGGACCTTGCCGGCACGCGAGGCCTTCCGGCGCCGGACGATGGCGGTCACCAGGGAGGTGACGATGAGGATGAGCAGGACGCCCGCCAGCGCGGCGACGGCGATGGCCGCGTAGCGCCACCAGTCGGAGACGGGCTGGGTCTCGGTGGTCGCGGCGGCGGCCGACGGGTCGGCCATCACGGAGACCTCCGCCTCGGCGACCTTGCCCGAGCCGGCGCCGGTCAGGGTGATCACGTGGGTGCCGGCGCGCATGTCGCTCGGCAGCGAGATGGCGCCGGCGACCTCGCCGAAGCGGCCGGCGGTCAGCGGGCCGACCCCGGCCAGTCCCGCGCCGACGGTGGCGACGACCTGCTCGCCTGCCTCGAAGCCCTGCCCGGTGAAGCCGATGACGCGGCCGGCCTGGATGGCGCTCTGGCTGAGCCCGACGGTCGCGGGGACGTCGGCCGCCTCGCCGTCAGCATCACCCTCGGCCTCCGCCGCCGAGGCCGCGGCCGTCGCGGCCGGGGTGGTCGCCGTGCCGGTGGAACCCGAGGTCGACGACGACCCGTCGGAGCCGGAGGAACCCGTGGATCCGGACGTCGAGCTGGTGCCGCTGGCCCCCGAGGCATCGCCGAAGCTGATGGGCGTGAACGTCTCGTTCTTCGCGTTGACCACGCCGTGCGCGCCGATGGTGATGATGCCGCACTGCACCGCCAGGCAGTCGACCGAACGCGAGTTGCCGTCGCGGTCCTGGGCCGTGAACTCCGGGCCGGGCACCACCAGCGAGACGGAGAAGTTCCCGCTGGCCGACACCTCGCCGCCGTTGGCGGAGCTCTCGGTCGAGGACCCGGGGAAGGCGATGAACTTCTGGTAGCCCTGGTTGTCCTTGGTCTCGGAGTCCGGGACGTAGAGGAGATCGGAGCCGGTCTTGCCGCCGTTGCTGGGCTTCCAGGAGCCCCCGCTCGGGTCGTCGACCCACCCGAACATCAGGTAGATGCCGCCGAAGCCCCCCTTGATGGACTGGAAACCGCTGCCCTTGATCTGGAAGGTCGTCGAACCGTCGGGCTTGGCCACGGCGCTGCCGAGCGACGACGTGGCCGTGACGCGGGCCGCGGCCTGGGCAGGCTGGGCGCCGGCCAGCGCCAGCCCGAGGGCGGCGGCCAGCGTGGTGGCTGCGGCGATGATCCTATTCACACGGACTCCCGGACTCTGGAACGGACCGGCAGCACGACTGGCCCGCCGGAGATGGGGTCGTCGATGACGGTGACGGGGTGTCGGTAGACCTGCGTGAGCAGCTCAGCGGTCAACACCTCGCGGGGCGTGCCGTCGGCCACGACGACGCCGTGGTCGAGCAGGACGACGCGGTCGGCGTAGGCGGCGGCGAGCGACAGGTCGTGCAGCACGACGACGACCGCCACGCCCGCGTCGGCGCGGTCGCGCATGTGCGCGAGCTCCATCTCCTGGTGGCGCAGGTCCAGCGCGGCGGTGGGCTCGTCGAGCAGCAGCAGGGCCGTCTCCTGGGCCAGGGCGCGGGAGAAGCTGACGCGGGCCGCCTCGCCGCCGGACAGCGTCGGGACGCGGCGCTGCGCGAAACCGAGAGTCTCGGTCAGGTCCATCGCGGCGGCGACGACC is from Tessaracoccus palaemonis and encodes:
- a CDS encoding HtaA domain-containing protein, whose product is MTTRLTRIAAAGALAAALSFGSVTAADAAEQSVEDITLDWGLSQEAGGGAYFGGCNFLSAGAAGNTGSSRVWTEADGFYKATDGNVTIVKDGASGDETPTWGTKCLGANGSAVGTGAGSSTNNRAVFSGGTGTVDLEAGTATVSWTGSFTSAFYGGMTYWSATDPELVIDADGTGTLTATLSGYGTSMDDMSKWEAISGRTVTMATLTDVELTADGLTVTPDYLGVTVSGVSQTTTGTSWGSFPQSFVDFQQLTGQTSYWYSSGGGADPKKPATALTVGWDVEEETTPPTTEPTEQDKGDVDVEVVVPDTTEPEPEPALTLSVSGTANLGTASVLPQGFSASGELPQVTVSDTREGGQWSVNGYVSDFTSSTGGTIAARSLGWQPKVISGDAQVGARVQAHAPGLAAPATLASGSEGEATLGSTLTLHALASTTAGAYNAQLTLTALG
- a CDS encoding HtaA domain-containing protein, with the translated sequence MRRWIIALVAGGLSLTLGLGTAAADDSNDVVDVNVVIPSFEREVDDAVLSWGVNPESGSGAFFGGCNFLSAGKAGNTGSSRVWAQSDGFYSAKSGNVTIEKPTSDTTWTRPTWADKCINARTGETVTTGTTDYGTGNRFVISGGSGTVNVSTNTAKVSWKGSVTLVMYGGLTYFWVTDPVLTLKNGTGTLTATAGGYGADRGNASVWTALTPRTVTIATLTDVSLGSDLGFSDEPAYRGVKVNTADDSQTRTGDDWGAFPQSFVDFAYVAGQGPYWHSSGGVRDFAKPPTALSVSWSASDRVDDAVPTTPPRGDGDDNTSGGGPSNSTDRPSSTATASNTGQAGSSGSGTTSGAPAQAVAATAAPVDVTPADAGWIAATTPDALLSSRGLIPAAAAVAEDPRALLVIASSALAALTAVAGVGFRRRWFVLPWSKG
- a CDS encoding alpha/beta fold hydrolase yields the protein MSRRHTSRGEVRYRRRYIGTVEYHTSRSGYGDASMVAYRFPCQVPEKSGPDFVLVHGIGVSARSYGPTAVALAQHGDVHLLDLPGYGRSPRPDRDMTIEDHAAMVGRYLKEKDLDHPVVVGHSMGTQVVAELAADFPEEVDHIVLIAPVVVPDAHSLPKLATLLLANGLREPPRVTGMALYDYFFRAGVPYMARQLPHLLGTDMEELAAGIEAKTLIICGDTDPIVPLGWGRRLAGLFPEGWFAAVPGPHATMFAAPQRIADLIDEHAHR
- a CDS encoding WxL protein peptidoglycan domain-containing protein, whose amino-acid sequence is MRPRVLASAILALLLVAVGLPAHADVSWSVAVSDDGSGRANYAYEEEPGSSVEDTWVLTNSGSEDITLRVFATDAITTSSGQLDLIPSDQEPTGLGSWVTTSADEVTLEPGEKQEIDVTISVPDDATPGDYAGGLVSVLAAGDGGTVAVERRLGTRIHLRVPGDVTTSLAVSDLTVDAPLALNPFAGVDLAVSYRVTNDGTGRAFAPEVLTASGPGGLGSGRTTGEVPETLPGSTVDRATTVAGVWALGPTTVSVSVQPTGIDGTMADPVTAETTVWVVPWGWIAIVAVVALAGIVVAVVRARSRYEWVDAGAADAEDSTR
- a CDS encoding heme ABC transporter ATP-binding protein; translation: MSSAVTVTGASVALSGNPILSNIDLDVRVGELVALVGPNGAGKSTLLAVISGDVRPDAGDVTMFGRALDSWRPAEAARHRAVQTQQARVSFAFTGAEVVRMGRAPWHGTDEAERDDEVVAAAMDLTETLGFAQRRVPTLSGGEAARVSFSRALAQETALLLLDEPTAALDLRHQEMELAHMRDRADAGVAVVVVLHDLSLAAAYADRVVLLDHGVVVADGTPREVLTAELLTQVYRHPVTVIDDPISGGPVVLPVRSRVRESV